A stretch of Pseudomonas sp. LRP2-20 DNA encodes these proteins:
- a CDS encoding FAD-binding oxidoreductase yields MTHPAVIDELKTLVDPGKVLTDPASLEAYGKDWTKHYPPAPTAIVFPKSVAQVQAIVRWANQHQVALVPSGGRTGLSAGAVAANGEVVVAFDYMNQILDFNAFDRTVVCQPGVVTRQLQAFAEEQGLYYPVDFASSGSSQIGGNIGTNAGGIKVIRYGMTRNWVAGLKVVTGKGELLELNKGLIKNATGYDLRQLFIGAEGTLGFVVEATMRLDRAPRNLTAMVLGTPDFDSIMPVLHAFQGKLDLTAFEFFSDKGLAKIMARGDVPAPFATDCPFYALLEFEASTDEVANQALATFEHCVEQGWVLDGVMSQSEAQLKNLWKLREYLSETISHWTPYKNDISVTVSKVPGFLRDIDAIVSTHYPDYEVVWYGHIGDGNLHLNILKPEHMSKDDFFASCTKVNKWVFEIVERYNGSISAEHGVGMTKRDYLGYSRSPDEIACMKAIKAVFDPNGIMNPGKIFAPE; encoded by the coding sequence ATGACCCACCCCGCGGTAATTGATGAGCTGAAGACACTTGTCGACCCTGGCAAGGTCCTGACCGACCCCGCTTCCCTGGAGGCCTATGGCAAGGACTGGACCAAGCATTACCCGCCAGCGCCCACAGCCATCGTGTTCCCCAAGTCGGTAGCGCAGGTGCAAGCCATCGTCCGCTGGGCCAACCAGCATCAGGTGGCGCTGGTGCCGTCCGGCGGGCGTACCGGGCTGTCTGCCGGAGCCGTGGCGGCCAATGGCGAAGTCGTCGTCGCCTTCGACTACATGAACCAGATTCTTGATTTCAATGCCTTCGACCGCACCGTGGTGTGCCAGCCGGGCGTGGTCACTCGCCAACTGCAGGCCTTTGCCGAAGAGCAGGGCCTTTATTACCCGGTGGACTTCGCTTCCAGCGGCTCCAGCCAGATTGGCGGCAACATCGGCACCAATGCCGGCGGTATCAAGGTCATCCGCTACGGCATGACCCGCAACTGGGTGGCTGGCCTGAAAGTGGTCACCGGCAAGGGCGAACTGCTGGAGTTGAACAAGGGCCTGATCAAGAACGCCACCGGCTATGACCTGCGCCAGCTGTTCATCGGCGCCGAAGGCACCCTTGGCTTCGTGGTCGAAGCGACCATGCGCCTTGACCGCGCCCCGCGCAACCTCACGGCCATGGTGTTGGGCACGCCGGACTTCGACTCGATCATGCCGGTGCTGCATGCCTTTCAGGGCAAGCTCGACCTGACCGCTTTCGAGTTCTTTTCCGATAAGGGCCTGGCCAAGATCATGGCCCGTGGTGATGTGCCGGCCCCGTTCGCTACCGACTGCCCGTTCTATGCCTTGCTGGAGTTCGAGGCCAGCACCGATGAGGTGGCCAACCAGGCGTTGGCCACCTTCGAGCACTGCGTCGAGCAGGGCTGGGTGCTGGATGGGGTGATGAGCCAGAGCGAAGCCCAGCTGAAGAACCTGTGGAAGCTGCGCGAATACCTGTCCGAGACCATCTCCCACTGGACACCCTACAAGAACGACATTTCCGTGACCGTTTCCAAGGTGCCGGGGTTCCTGCGCGACATCGATGCCATCGTCAGCACCCATTACCCCGACTATGAAGTGGTCTGGTACGGCCACATCGGCGACGGCAACCTGCACCTGAACATCCTCAAGCCCGAGCACATGAGCAAGGATGACTTCTTTGCCTCATGCACCAAGGTCAACAAGTGGGTGTTCGAGATCGTCGAGCGCTACAACGGCTCGATCTCGGCCGAGCACGGCGTGGGCATGACCAAGCGCGACTACCTGGGCTACAGCCGTTCGCCAGATGAAATTGCCTGCATGAAGGCAATTAAGGCCGTCTTCGACCCTAACGGCATCATGAATCCGGGTAAGATCTTTGCTCCTGAATAA
- a CDS encoding fumarylacetoacetate hydrolase family protein — translation MSYQHQYVDGTRIHFPLGKVVCIGRNYAEHAKELDNPIPSEPLLFIKPGSCVVPLEGGFKIPTDRGSVHYEAEIAVLLGKPLSSSASEEEVLDAISGYAPALDLTLRDVQAKLKEKGLPWELCKSFDGACVLPPFVSAASFEDVTDIPVRLTINGEVRQDGNSAMMLNPIVPIIQYMAAHFSLQAGDVILTGTPAGVGPFTVGDELVLELPGVCRFESRVL, via the coding sequence ATGAGTTACCAGCACCAGTACGTAGACGGCACGCGCATTCATTTCCCGCTGGGCAAGGTGGTGTGCATCGGCCGCAACTATGCCGAACATGCCAAGGAACTGGACAACCCCATTCCTTCCGAGCCGCTGCTGTTCATCAAGCCGGGCAGTTGCGTGGTGCCGCTGGAAGGCGGGTTCAAGATCCCGACCGACCGTGGCTCGGTTCACTACGAGGCCGAAATCGCCGTGCTGCTGGGCAAGCCGCTGTCGTCCAGTGCCTCCGAGGAAGAGGTGCTGGATGCGATCTCCGGTTACGCCCCGGCGCTGGACCTGACCCTGCGCGACGTGCAGGCCAAGCTCAAGGAAAAGGGCCTGCCCTGGGAGCTGTGCAAGAGCTTTGACGGCGCTTGCGTGCTGCCACCGTTCGTTTCCGCGGCATCCTTTGAAGACGTGACCGACATTCCGGTGCGCCTGACCATCAATGGCGAAGTGCGCCAGGACGGCAACAGCGCGATGATGCTCAACCCGATCGTGCCGATCATCCAGTACATGGCGGCGCATTTCTCGCTGCAGGCGGGGGATGTGATCCTGACCGGCACCCCGGCCGGTGTCGGGCCGTTCACTGTCGGTGACGAACTGGTGCTGGAGCTGCCGGGCGTCTGCCGTTTCGAGAGCCGGGTGCTCTGA
- a CDS encoding SdiA-regulated domain-containing protein, producing the protein MPASTSAPASPKRRFYLRWPFGLAVAAVIGYGVAVAMHWDDRGMLWVKESFETSAERSESVWLPDYQVDIDAKVLPGMEDDEASDVAFNPRTRTLFAVMGKNPFLVELSLDGDVLRKIPLVGWSNPEGVAVMEDGNVAITDERLHDLTVVKVDAQTTSLNHADFQSHNLGESVKRNKGFEGVAWDPMRQRLVIGEERPPKLYTWSSDGRSPLKGDKQALASDELDLRNLSALGVDPRTGHLLVLSADSNMLLELDEQGQQVSFMTLLGGFNGLEHTIPRAEGVAMDDQGNLYMVSEPNLFYRFKKSQ; encoded by the coding sequence ATGCCAGCATCCACCAGCGCCCCCGCCTCCCCCAAGCGCCGCTTCTACCTGCGCTGGCCCTTCGGCCTGGCTGTTGCAGCGGTGATCGGTTACGGCGTGGCGGTTGCCATGCACTGGGATGACCGCGGCATGCTGTGGGTCAAGGAAAGCTTCGAAACCAGCGCCGAGCGCAGCGAGAGCGTGTGGCTGCCGGACTATCAGGTCGATATCGACGCCAAGGTGTTGCCGGGTATGGAAGATGACGAAGCCTCGGACGTTGCCTTCAACCCGCGTACCCGCACACTGTTCGCGGTGATGGGCAAAAACCCGTTCCTGGTCGAGCTCAGCCTCGACGGCGACGTGCTGCGCAAGATTCCACTGGTAGGCTGGAGCAACCCGGAAGGCGTCGCCGTGATGGAAGATGGCAATGTGGCGATCACCGATGAACGCCTGCACGACCTGACCGTGGTCAAGGTGGACGCACAAACTACCTCGCTGAACCACGCGGACTTCCAGAGCCACAACCTGGGCGAGTCGGTGAAGCGCAACAAGGGCTTCGAAGGCGTGGCCTGGGACCCGATGCGTCAGCGTCTGGTAATCGGCGAGGAGCGGCCGCCGAAGCTGTACACCTGGAGCAGCGACGGGCGCAGCCCGCTCAAAGGTGACAAGCAGGCACTGGCCAGCGACGAGCTCGACCTGCGCAACCTGTCGGCCCTGGGGGTAGATCCGCGCACCGGGCATCTGCTGGTGCTGTCGGCCGACTCCAACATGCTGCTGGAGCTTGACGAGCAAGGCCAACAGGTCAGCTTCATGACCTTACTGGGTGGCTTCAACGGTCTGGAGCACACCATCCCGCGTGCCGAAGGCGTTGCCATGGACGATCAGGGCAACCTGTACATGGTCAGCGAGCCGAACCTGTTCTATCGATTCAAGAAAAGCCAGTAG